A genome region from Oncorhynchus masou masou isolate Uvic2021 chromosome 14, UVic_Omas_1.1, whole genome shotgun sequence includes the following:
- the LOC135553934 gene encoding SUMO-conjugating enzyme UBC9-like, with protein MSGIALSRLSQERKAWRKDHPFGFVAVPTKNPDGTMNLMNWECAIPGKKGTLWEGGQYKLRMLFKDDYPSSPPKCKFEPPIFHPNVYPSGTVCLSILEEEKDWRPAITIKQILLGIQELLNEPNIQDPAQAEAYTIYCQNRMDYEKRVRAQAKKFAPT; from the exons ATGTCTGGTATCGCTCTTAGCAGACTGTCACAGGAGCGCAAAGCATGGAGGAAAGACCACCCATTT ggttTTGTCGCTGTGCCTACCAAAAATCCTGATGGCACTATGAACCTCATGAACTGGGAATGTGCCATTCCGGGGAAGAAGGGG ACGCTGTGGGAGGGAGGCCAATACAAACTCCGAATGCTGTTCAAGGATGATTATCCTTCCTCGCCGCCAAAAT GCAAGTTTGAGCCACCCATTTTCCACCCCAATGTCTACCCATCTGGCACGGTGTGTCTTTCCAtcctggaggaggagaaggactgGAGGCCAGCCATCACCAtaaaacag ATCCTGTTGGGTATCCAAGAGCTTCTCAATGAACCCAACATCCAAGACCCAGCACAAGCAGAAGCCTACACAATTTACTG TCAGAACAGAATGGACTATGAGAAGAGGGTGAGGGCGCAGGCCAAGAAGTTTGCCCCCACATAA